One segment of Solanum lycopersicum chromosome 1, SLM_r2.1 DNA contains the following:
- the LOC138343551 gene encoding uncharacterized protein, with protein sequence MPIGCGLFKFLNRKLNKYLVTNNFLHVVVAKPVKKGVYKIFPKTGEVWALYKNVSAHLMKGNNLEDFEYVIVEIVDVPYDYVDVKFLEWVKGFKFVYKDRVEEEKADKAVKICVSEHLRFSHQIPTFRLIEERDGSLRGF encoded by the coding sequence ATGCCAATTGGTTGTGGATTATTTAAGTTTTTAAACAGAAAGCTAAACAAATATCTTGTAACCAACAACTTTTTACATGTAGTAGTTGCAAAACCTGTAAAAAAGGGTGTATACAAGATCTTCCCCAAAACAGGTGAAGTTTGGGCATTATACAAAAATGTGAGCGCTCACCTGATGAAAGGTAATAATCTAGAAGATTTTGAATATGTGATTGTTGAAATAGTGGATGTTCCCTATGATTATGTAGATGTGAAGTTCTTAGAGTGGGTAAAAGGCTTCAAGTTTGTTTACAAGGATCGAGTGGAAGAAGAAAAGGCAgataaagcagtgaaaatatgTGTATCAGAGCATCTCAGATTTTCTCATCAAATTCCTACTTTTCGCCTGATAGAAGAGAGGGATGGCAGCTTGCGAGGTTTCTAG